The DNA sequence GGGCGGGCGACCGGTTGCCGAGGCGGGTCGAAGACAGGAAGAACACAACGGAACCTCCAGGTCCTCAATAACTGTAAGCGCTGAGGGGGCCCCAAGAGTGTGCCCCGTCGCCCCTCACGCGCATCGTAGACTGTGACCGTGGCCAACTCCATCCGCCCTTCTCTTCGGCGCCCCACCGGACACAGGTTCGCTAAGTACAGCCTCCTCCTCCTGGCCTTCGCCCTTCTCTGGGCTCTTTCCGCTTGGCGGCTCATCAACCATAGCGCCAGGGACCGCACCTACACGGCCGCCGCCTCCGTACCGCCCCGCCAGGTTGGACTGGTCCTTGGTTGTGCTCGCCAACTCGCCAATGGCCGCGCCAACGCCTTCTTCGACAATCGGATCCTCGCGGCGGCGCAACTCTACCGAGCGGGCAAGGTTCGCTACCTCCTGGTCAGTGGCGACAAGCATGGAACTGGCTACGACGAGCCCAGGGACATGAAGGAGAGTCTGATGGCTGCCGGAGTCCCCGCCGAGCGCATCTACTGTGACGAGTCCGGCTTCACCACCCGCGATTCGGTGCTTCGGGCGCGGTGGATCTTCGGCCAGACGCGCCTGACGATCATCTCGCAGGAATTTCACAACCAGCGCGCCATCTGGCTCGCTCGACAACACGGCATCGACGCCATAGGCTTCACCGCGCCCGAAGTGGCCTCCTACGGCAGCTTCCTCACCCGCTGCCGCGAAGTCGCGGCTCGAGCCAACCTGATGCTCGATGTCATCGGGCTCCGTTCCACCCCAAAACCTACAGGCCAGAAGTTGCCAATCCCACCGTAGGTCGATGTCATTTCTGGCAGATGCGATGAGGTCCCGCAACTCTCCTGTGGCGTAACTCTCCTGTTGACATTCGACTCAAGAAGGACTGCGTTCGGGGAGAATGTCGACACGAAACCGCGAGAGCGATTGAATTGCGTTACTCCAGACGACACTCGATTTGTTGATCCTACGGACCCTCCTGTTCGACAAGGAACACAGTCAGGGCATCACCTGCGCATCCAGGCCATGAACGGCGATGAACTGCTGGTGGATCACGGTTCCCCCAACCCCGCGCTGCAGCGGCTGGAGAGCCTGGGCTGAATCGCGGCCGAATGGGGTGCGAGCAGCAACAACCGAAAGGCCAAATTCTACAGTTTCACAGCGGCCGGCAGGAAACAACTCATCTCCGAGACAAAGCGGTGGGAGCGAATCACCGCCGTCGTCGGAAGGGTTCTGGCGGCCGAAAACCCGGCGGGCTAAGGAGTGAGTCGCCGATTTCGGAGGTGGTGTCCATACTGCCGCAGGCGGATGCGACTCTGCTCACCGAACTCCTTCTCTCCGGACTGGCCATTGCCTTCGACGTAGTCGCCCTGTTTCTCGCGTCCGTGGGTTCATGTGGAGTGCTCAGCTATCGTATCGGACAGCGGCACCACTCGATTGGAATCCGCATGGCGTGGGGCACGTCACCGGTCTCCGTCACGACCGGAGTGCTGCGGAAAAGTGAGCTCGTCATGGCAGCCGGAATGCTCGGCGGCCTGCCGCTGGCCATTGTGGCTGCGCGCGCGGAGGACTCGTTGCTGTGGGGCGTGAGACCGGACGATCCGGCGATCTACTTGGTTGGTGCCCACGCACTGTGCCTGGCCGGATTCATGAGCGTGTGGCTGCCGGAGGGGCGCGCATCGGCCATAGCGCCGCCGGGAGCGTTGCAGCACAGTTGAGTGGCCTTCCCCGAACCGGGCACGTGCACACGAAGGGCCCGTTCGCTCACTTCACAACCTGCCGCACAATCCGCACGGTATCCCCGGTATCTTCCATCTCGAACAGCTTGCCCCGGGCCTGCCGAAACGGCTGATGCAGCACCATCATCAGCTCGCCATCAAACGACTCGAACAGCATGCCGTGACCGCTGTCGTTGCCCACCAGTACCTCGCCTTGCTTCCAGGGGCCGCGCAGTTTGCCTGATGCCGAGTACGCCAGCGTCTCCACATACAGCCCGTCGCGATAGCTCGACCACAGCATCAGCAGCTTGCCCTTCTTTGTTCTGTAAAGACACGGGCCATCCGTGACGTAGTTCTGCGGCTTCTCCGGCTTTTTCTCCTGCTCGCTGACCCACGGCGCCTCCGATGCCTTGAATAATAGGAATGGCTCGCCCGCCCGCGCCGACAGGTCCCGCTTCAAGGGCACTGCCTCCATGGTTCCGTCCAGCACCTGGATCCACTCGTGCGCGTACACCATGTACGGCGCGCCGCCCTCGACGAACAACGTGCCATCCAGCGTCATCAGATCCTCCGGAGGAGCCGGGCTGTTGCTCAGCGGTGCAAACGGTCCGTCCGGCGAGTCCGCCACGAAGATCTGCGTCCCACGCATGTGCGGCTTTGCCTTCTTTCCGTTGTAGACCGGTAGCTTGTCTTCGTCCGCATAGGGCAAGGGACTCTTGCTGTTGTGGAGCGTCGCCAGCAGGTAATATTTGCCGCGGTACAGATGCACCTCTGGAGCCCACACTCCTTCGGCCGGATCGGCCCACAGCCCATCGGGCACTTCAAATACTTTGTAGGGACCGTCCCAGTGCAGCAGATCTTTGCTTTTGTAAGTGATCACGCCAGCTCTCTGTCCGCCTAACTGGCGGGCGCCGGCGCCGCAGTACAAATAGTAAGTTTCGGTCGCCTTGTGAGCGACGATGAACGGGTCGTGCAGATAGAAGTCGTTGAACTGGAGGCCCGTCCTCACCGGAGTCTGGGCAAGCAGCGGCGCGGCCAGCAACAGCGCCCACCATCTATTGAGCATTCGATTGTCCTCTGCCCCATACGTTATCCCAGATCGCGCCCGAGGACGGTGCCGTCTGCGGAGGAGCGGAGGAAGCGGAGGAAGTCCGGGGACACAGCGCCCGCATATTCTCAAGGCCATCGAGCCTCTGCGGCAATCGTCGCAGGTAGGGCGGATCCTGGATCCGCGCGGGATCCCCGGATCCCGCCATCTCGACCCGTCCGGAGCAGCGTCGCGAGCGCCACGCTCGGACCACCCGGCCCAGAGGCTACGGCGGTCCTGTATCCCGAGGAATTCCGCTAACCCCAAGGTTGGAGCTGTCCGCGACACCGCGACCGGCCCCGCACCTGGCAACCAAGCCACAAGCCCGCCTACAACGGACAGTTCGCGGACAACCACCGGCGGCTCGGCGCACATCACTCGCCGCGCAATGTAGTCACCGGGTCCAACGCGGCCGCCCTTCTCGCCGGCACGTAACTCGCTACGAAAGCAATCAAGCCGAGCAATGCACTCGCCGCCGCCAGCGAAACGAAGTCCTGCGCCGGCAAGCCATACAGCATGGACGCCGCGGCCTTGCCCGCCCAAAGAGAGAGAACGAGTCCAATCGGAAGGCCGATGCCCAGCAGCAGGAACGCCTCTCGCAGCACAAGCCGGATCACGTGGGCCCGGTTTGCCCCAAGGGCAATGCGCACCCCGATCTCGTTGCGCCGCCGAGCCACCATGTACGCGATGACCCCATACAATCCGAGCGTCGCCAGCAGCGCCGCCAGAAATCCAAAGGCGCCGGATAACACGGCCAGCAGCTTCTCGCGCAGCAGCGACTCTTCCAATTGAGTGGACAGGGGTTTCCACTCAAAGCCCATCGACGGATCCAGCGACAGTACCGTCTCTTTCGCCGCGCCCATCAGGCGGCCAACCGCCCAGACACCCTCAGCACAAAGGCCGCCGTGTTGCCCGGCCGGGCACTCTGCGCGAGGGGGAAGTAGGCGATGGGCCGAAACTCCTCCTTCAGCGATGCGTACTTGGTATTGGCCACCAGGCCCACGATCTCGAACACAGGCTCCGCGTGGCCCGCGTCGGCGGCCATGTGGAACGTGCGCCCAATCGGATTGGTGGCTCCGAACAACCGCTTGGCGAACACTTCGTTCACAATCGCCACCTTAGGCGCGGTGAGATTGTCGTGCTCATTGAAGTCACGGCCTGCCACCAGTCGCGTGCTCATCGTCCGGAAATACCCTGAGCTCACCTGGGTGAAAAAGGACGTTCGCCCACCCGTCGCCGCCGTCGCACTCTGAACACCAACCAGATTGTCCCAGTTTTCCCCGCTCACGGGAGTCTTGTCGACTTGCGCCAGCGACAGCACGCCCGGCACAGCCGAGAGGCGGTTCGCCAGTTCGTGGGCAATGGCCGAGCGGCGCTCCATCGGATAGTGCGAACGACTGTAGTCGACCGACAGCGCGAGCACGCCCTCTGACTGGAAGCCCGTGTCCACGGTCATCAGGTTGTGCAGGCTCCGCACAAACAGCAGAGCACCCACCAGCAGCACCAGCGACAGAGCCACCTGTGTGGAGAGCAGCGCACGGCGCAGGGCGAACTGCTCGCGGCCCGCCGTCGCCCCTCGAGCGCCTCCGCGCATCGCGGAAGCCGGAGCCAGATGCGTGCCCCGCCACGCAGGCAGAAGCCCGAACAGAACACAGGTCAGCAGCGACAGCGCCGCCGCAAACGACAGCACCCGACAATCCAGGGCCACGTCGACGAAGACCGGATTGCCCGAAGTGCTCAGGAAGCCGACCAAGGCGCGACTCAGGCCCAACGCCAGAACAGCGCCCAGCACGGTCCCAGAGATGGCCAGCAGCAGGCTTTCCGCCAGCAGTTGCCGGATGAGTCGCCAGCGCGAAGCGCCGATGGCTAGCCGTACGGCGATCTCCGGCGCTCGCACCGTGGCTCGCGCCAGCAGTAGATTCGCCAGATTGGCGCAGGCGATCAACAGAACCAGGCTCGTTGCGGCCATCAGCAGCCACAAGGGGCGTTCGTACTCAGCGCGTAGTGCGGATGTACCCGTGTCCGCCGCGACAGCAGTCAGTTGATTCGCGAGGTAGCGCTTGGCGAGTTCCGGCTGGTAGCCGGTGGGCAGCGACGCGCGCATGACGGCCGGCGAAAGTGCGCGCAGATGTGTGTCGGCCATTTTAACCGTCCAGCCCGGCTTGAGCCGACCCATGGCCGCAAGCCACCATGTGGCCAGTTGCGGAGCTCGGCCCCGCCCATCCTCAGACATCAACCGGTCCACGCAAAGCGGCACGGCTACGTCATACCGGCTGCCCACTTCCACACCGAAGAACTCCGGCGGCGTGACACCGATCACCGGGATCGAATGTCCATCCAGCGTGACACTGCGCCCCAGTACACCCGGGTCGCCGCCGAACTCTCGCTTCCAGAACGCATAGCTGACCACCGCGCCGGCGCTGCAGGCCGGGCTGTCGTCTGCCGTCGTGAACGTGCGGCCGAGCATGGCTTCAACCCCCAACTGCCGGAAGAAGTCGCCGCTCACAAACAGCCCCTCGGCGAAGCGCGGCTCGCCGCCGTTGGTCAGGTTGAACCGCGCGACGCTCCAGGCCAACATGCCGGAAAACGCTTGCTGCCGGCTGCGGATCTCCTCCCATTCGGGGTGGGTCATCACTGCACTGCGAGTGGGCCACCATCCGGCGCGTGCCGCGCCCTCCTGGAAATCGATCGTGACCAACTGCTGCGGTTGCTGTACCGGCAGCGTCTTCAGCCGAATCGCGTTGACCAGTTGGAAAATCGCCGTGTTTGCGCCAATCCCCAGCGCCAGCGAGAGGATGGCAACGGCCGCGAAGCCCGGGTTCCGCTTCAACTGCCGCATACCGTACTGCAAATCGGCGCGCGTCTCATCCAGCCATCCGGCCACATTCATAGCCCGAGTCCTCTCCTTCTGCAACGTGTAGTTCCCCAGCCGCCGCCGCGCCTCGCGCAGTGCTTCGCGCTCCGTCAGGCCCGCTTCCGTCAGCCGATCCACTGTCTCGGCCAGGTGATATTGCAGCTCTCGTTCCAGATCATCGTCGAGCGCTTCCGGCCGAAACACATTGCGCCAACGCCGGTACCAGGGCATTCCGAATCTCCAGCCTCACGAATACCGCAGCACGCGTGTGACGCCGCGTGTCAATCGATCCCACGTCGCCTGCTCGTCCGCCAGTTGCTGCTGCCCGCGAGCCGTGATGGCGTAGAACTTGGCGCTGCGGCCCTTATTCGTGACTCGCCATTCCGCCGTAATCCAGCCGTCCTGCTCCATGCGATGCAATGCCGGATAGAGCGAGCCCTCTTCCACCTGTAGTAACTCGTCCGAGACCGTGTGGATGTGCTCGCACAATCCGTAACCATGCAGCGCCCCGCGCGACGCCAGCGTGCGCAGCACCAGCAGCGTCAGTGTGCCCTGCAGCTTATCGTTCCGGCTCTTTGGCATAACTAGCTAGGTATAATTTAGAAGTTGGAGCGGCTGCTGTCAACGGAGAACGTCCGATGGCCGCAATGTTTACAGAGGTCGCGCGGACTATTCGGGAAGGGAAGACGGCCCTGTGGTCGGCGATGCATGTCGGAGGTTCCGCCACTACCGCGGAAGCCACACTCCGAGGTGGGGCGACCGTCTACTTTTCGGGTCGGAGTCCTCGCCGCCTTCTTTGTTTTCGGAAGGCCTGTTACGCCGTACGATCCACGGAAAGCCGCCGGGAAGGTGTGATACCCGCCGGACCCCGGCGCATCATCCGGGGCCCGGCAGTCCGCACACGTGAGCCGCCCGCGAGCTGTGGGCGCGCTGGGTGGGGAGTTCCCTTACTTCATCTCACCAAGTGCCGCCAGCACCTCTTCGCTGTGCTTGGCCGGGCTGACACCCGTCCACACCTTCGCGATCTTCCCCTTGGGGTCGATCAGAAATGTGTTGCGTGAGGCCATTCCGCGCTGGTTCAGTGAGCCGTACTCCTCAACCACTTTCTTGCCGGAGTCCGCCAGCAGTTTGAAGGTCAGGCTCTCCTTGGTGCAAAACTCCTTGTGGCTGTCGACGGAATCGACGCTGACGCCCAAAATCGCGGCGTTCTTCTCCTCGTACTTGGCCAGGTCCCTTTGGAAGTTATGCGCCTCAATGGTGCACCCCTGTGTCATGTCCTTCGGGTAGAAATACAGCACCACCCACTTCCCACGAAACTCCTTCAGGGCGACGTTGGCGCCTTCCTGGGAAGGCAGGGAGAATTCCGGTGCTTGCTGGCCGGCCTGCGGCATTTCAGCGGAAAACGCGGCAGTTCCAGAAATCACTGCCGCGGCGGTGACGATCATCCAGATTTGTTTCATGTGTCCAGTGCCCTCATATCCTGACAAAAGGATATCGCGACAAACCAGAGCGCAAGAAACGGGGATCAGCCGTCCACTCAACCCGCCCCCACCGTTCCCCTCAGCCATGCCAGAGGCCGGCCGAAATTCCAACGCCGCCCGACGATCTCAACCATCACCCCTGGTTCCATGCCCCCTGACACGCCAGGGGGGCCTTATCCCCACATCTGGGGGGCGGGCATCTGCCCGCGCGGGGCACTTGCCCCGCCACTCGCCGAAGCCAAACACGGGCCCCCACCATCCTCCCGGCGTCGCTTGGGGGCCCGCCGTGATGCCTGACCCTCTCAACCATTACCCCTGGTTCCATGCCCCCTGACACCGCCAGGGGGGCCTTATCCCCACATCTGGGGGGCGGGCATCTGCCCGCGCGGGGCATTTGCCCCGCCACTCACCGAAGCCAAACACGAGCCCCCACCATCCTCCCGGCGTCGCTGGGGGCCCGCCGCAATGCCTGACGATCTCAACCACTATTTCTGGTTCCATCCCCCCTTGGCACCGCCAGGGGCCCATTGCAATCCAGCGGACTCCACATCAAAGGGAATTCACTCATTTCCGGCAACCTTTTTCGGAAAAATCGTCGCCCGCGCCCCGCATACACCTCGATGATATTTGTTACGCTGAACCTCGGAGTCTGACCATTCGTGCGTTTACCGGAAGTGGTTCTGTTGTTGCTTGCCTCGCTCGGTCTGTCCGCCTGCCTCGGGTCCCGCCAGCCCCCGCACGTAAGTTGGACCACCGGCTTCTGGTTCTGGGAAGGCAGTGACCTCGACCCGACCTACTCCGGCAAGCCGCTGGACGTCCTCTTCGTCCAGGCCGGACACATCCGTTCAGACACGGATCCCCGTCCCGGAGCGGAGCGCGTAGAGCGCTGGTACGCCTATGGACAATTGCCAGATGAGATGCCGGCGGCGCGCGACTACTGGCTCGTCTACCGCTATGAGCGGCAAGGCGTACCAGGACTGCCGGCCGCCGCCCAACTCGCTGAAGAACTCACCCGCCTGCAATCCGAGGCGCGCCAGCGGAACCTCCATGTGGTGGGCATCCAGCTCGATATCGACAGCCCGACATCGGCCCTGCCGCGCTATGCCGAGTTCCTGGCCGCCGTGCGAAAAGGCCTGCCCCCGGGCTTCGAGATCTCCATCACCGCACTGCTCGACTGGTTCCGCACCGGCACCGCCATCGCCGGCGTCATCCAGCAGGTGGACGAGTTCGTTCCGCAGTTCTACGACGTGGGCGATCCGTCCCTAATTTCCAGGCAAGTCGCCATCGCGGCCCGCATCGACCCCCAGCGCTGGGACCCCATCTTCAACCGGTTTCACAAACGCTTCCGCATCGGCATCTCGACCTTCGGCCGGACGCGTCTCGTCCACAACGCCGCCACCACGCAAACCGGCAACTACCGTCTCGAGCTCTACGGTGATCTTCAGCCCCTCGACCTCGCCGCCAACCCCGGGTTCGAACTCCGGGCCGAGCGCAATCAGGCGGACGAGACCATCCTGAACTACCGGGCCTCGCGGAAGCTCCGCCTCGGCTATGAAGACCTCGAGCCTGGCGACACCCTCCAGTTCATCCTCTCCACCCCGGAATCGATCCGCGCGGCCGTCCACAATGCGCGCCAGATCAAGGGCTACAACGCTGGAGTGGTCTTCTTCCGCTGGCCGGCGGAGAACGAAACCTGGGCCTTGCAGCCCGACGAAGTCCTGGACACGGTCAGCGAGATGGAGGCCGCGGACAAACCACCCGCCGCCCGCCCGGCCCGCGTCCACGTCGTCCCCGGGGGCTGCGCCGTCGTCGAATGTGCGGACCTCTACCTCGAAAGCCCGGGCCCCCTCGCCCCACTCGAGGTGTGCTACCGCATCCACGCCTCCATCCCGCTGGAGTACTTTCTACCTCAGCCGAACATACCTGCCCGGCTCGCCGGCTCCTCGGACGTCGCGGTCGCACTGCCGCCCTACTGCGGGCGCGGGCGGTTATACCTCGGCCGCGCCGTCAGCTCGCGGCATGCCGAATACTCCGTGGAGGTGGAACCGTGAAGGCCCGCCGCTGGATCCTGCTCCTTCTGGCCCTGGCGACCGCCGGCGCCTGCCCCTGGAATAACGAACTGCGGGAATACCTCAGCGCGCATTTCTGGCTGCCGTTCGCCAAGCACTCCGCCAGTTTTGAGCACCCCAATGTCCAGCGCATGGACGCGCCCTACGCCGGCATGACCGCGACCCAGGGCGGCAGCCCGCTCGCCCGCCTGCGCGCCGCTTACCAGCAACTGCAGCCGTTCGATGACTACGTGCCGCCGCCACGCCCTATCCTGAAAGTGGAGCCGCTTCGCCAGGCCGTCGCGGCGGCCCGCGCGGATCGCGGCCTCACGGCTCGCGACAAGGAGGAAGTGGACCTCATCGAGGCCAAGATCGAAATGCGCGGCGGCGAATGCGGCCAGCCCGCCCTGCTCCAGAGCGCGAAGCAGAGATTCCAGGCATTCCTGCGCACGGCCCGCACTCCCGAGTTCGGCAGCGAAGCACGCGGCTGGCTCGCCCGCACCCATTACCTGTTGGGCGACCAGACGGCCGCCGGCAAGATCTACCTTGACGAGTTGAATCGCCCCGGCTCGAACCTAAGCCGCGAAACGCTGCTCAACTCCCTGCAGATGAACTACGGCTACGACGGTGGGGAAGAACTTGTGGAGCATCTGGACGAATACTTCGACACGCCGGAACACGCGGCCTTTGCCATTCAGCTGGCGACCAACCCGCGGGGCTCCCGCCAGCGCTACTCGGGTCGCTTCGAGCGTCCGCGGGATCATTCGGAGATCTACCGGCGCATCCAGGCGCTGCTCGCCAGTCATAAGGCTCTTTTGCAGTCCGACAACGGGGCAAACACGCTGGCCCTGCTCAGCATGCGTACGGCGCTCCGCATGGGCGACCCGGCGGCTGCCCGCGCCATCGATCGGTCGATCCCCGCCGCGGCAGCCATCCGCGCGGCCCCCGACTTTCTCTGGATGTCGGCCTCCGCGCACTTCCTCTCCCGCGAGTACGCCGCGGCGGAGAAGCCCCTGCTTGCCCTTTTTCGCTCCCCACGCGCCAGTGAGGATCAAAGGGCAGCCGCCGCCTACGCCCTGTGCGGCGTCTATGAGAAGACTCGCAACGTGGCCGGACAGCTTCGGTATGCGCTGTGGCTCCACGCGACGGCCCGCGACGGAGCGCACATCAGCATAGCCCGCACCCTCGCCGACCTCTCCATTTACTGGGCGTCGTCCGGCTGGGATCTGGGTCTGATCCTGGAAAACGAAGCGCCGCTGTCCGCTCTCCAATCGTTCGTCGCACAGAACCCGAATTGGCCCGATATCCGCCTGGTTAAGTACGGGCTGGCGGTGCGTCTCGCGCGGGAGGACCACTACCGCGAGTCGGCGGCAGTTTACGAATCCATCCAAGCCAACCGGCGGGCGCAGCGGATGCGCAAGCTGGCGGCCCTCAACGAGGCAGCGCATGACCCCGGCCTCAGTGCCGAAGCCAGGCTGGAGGCCCGCTACGAGTTTGCTGCGTATCTGGCGGCCAACCCTGTGAGGCTCTATTTCAACGACACCCTATGGGAGGGCATGCAGCGCTATGCGTTGCACGCGGCGCAAGAGAGCCGCATGACCGGAGCCGAGCGGCAGGCCCTGGTGGAAGGCGAAAGAAAACTCCGCGACAGCCAGGAAGAGGGTTGGCGCGCCTACCTGATCCTGAAGGAGGTAGCGCGCGACGCCGGCCCCGCCCCCCTGCGAACCCGTGCCGCCAGACTGGCGCTGAGCTGCCTGAGAGGCATCAACACTGAGCGCTTCGGCCGCGAGGCAGAGATCGCCAGCGCCAACAAGGAGATGCTGAGCTGGCTGGCCCGCCGATGGTAGGGCGGACCCCCTGGTCCGCAGCCGACGCCCGCGTCGGCTCAACGCCTGGACA is a window from the uncultured Paludibaculum sp. genome containing:
- a CDS encoding ElyC/SanA/YdcF family protein — protein: MANSIRPSLRRPTGHRFAKYSLLLLAFALLWALSAWRLINHSARDRTYTAAASVPPRQVGLVLGCARQLANGRANAFFDNRILAAAQLYRAGKVRYLLVSGDKHGTGYDEPRDMKESLMAAGVPAERIYCDESGFTTRDSVLRARWIFGQTRLTIISQEFHNQRAIWLARQHGIDAIGFTAPEVASYGSFLTRCREVAARANLMLDVIGLRSTPKPTGQKLPIPP
- a CDS encoding glycoside hydrolase family 43 protein; translated protein: MLNRWWALLLAAPLLAQTPVRTGLQFNDFYLHDPFIVAHKATETYYLYCGAGARQLGGQRAGVITYKSKDLLHWDGPYKVFEVPDGLWADPAEGVWAPEVHLYRGKYYLLATLHNSKSPLPYADEDKLPVYNGKKAKPHMRGTQIFVADSPDGPFAPLSNSPAPPEDLMTLDGTLFVEGGAPYMVYAHEWIQVLDGTMEAVPLKRDLSARAGEPFLLFKASEAPWVSEQEKKPEKPQNYVTDGPCLYRTKKGKLLMLWSSYRDGLYVETLAYSASGKLRGPWKQGEVLVGNDSGHGMLFESFDGELMMVLHQPFRQARGKLFEMEDTGDTVRIVRQVVK
- a CDS encoding FtsX-like permease family protein, producing MGAAKETVLSLDPSMGFEWKPLSTQLEESLLREKLLAVLSGAFGFLAALLATLGLYGVIAYMVARRRNEIGVRIALGANRAHVIRLVLREAFLLLGIGLPIGLVLSLWAGKAAASMLYGLPAQDFVSLAAASALLGLIAFVASYVPARRAAALDPVTTLRGE
- a CDS encoding ABC transporter permease; its protein translation is MPWYRRWRNVFRPEALDDDLERELQYHLAETVDRLTEAGLTEREALREARRRLGNYTLQKERTRAMNVAGWLDETRADLQYGMRQLKRNPGFAAVAILSLALGIGANTAIFQLVNAIRLKTLPVQQPQQLVTIDFQEGAARAGWWPTRSAVMTHPEWEEIRSRQQAFSGMLAWSVARFNLTNGGEPRFAEGLFVSGDFFRQLGVEAMLGRTFTTADDSPACSAGAVVSYAFWKREFGGDPGVLGRSVTLDGHSIPVIGVTPPEFFGVEVGSRYDVAVPLCVDRLMSEDGRGRAPQLATWWLAAMGRLKPGWTVKMADTHLRALSPAVMRASLPTGYQPELAKRYLANQLTAVAADTGTSALRAEYERPLWLLMAATSLVLLIACANLANLLLARATVRAPEIAVRLAIGASRWRLIRQLLAESLLLAISGTVLGAVLALGLSRALVGFLSTSGNPVFVDVALDCRVLSFAAALSLLTCVLFGLLPAWRGTHLAPASAMRGGARGATAGREQFALRRALLSTQVALSLVLLVGALLFVRSLHNLMTVDTGFQSEGVLALSVDYSRSHYPMERRSAIAHELANRLSAVPGVLSLAQVDKTPVSGENWDNLVGVQSATAATGGRTSFFTQVSSGYFRTMSTRLVAGRDFNEHDNLTAPKVAIVNEVFAKRLFGATNPIGRTFHMAADAGHAEPVFEIVGLVANTKYASLKEEFRPIAYFPLAQSARPGNTAAFVLRVSGRLAA
- a CDS encoding PadR family transcriptional regulator; translated protein: MPKSRNDKLQGTLTLLVLRTLASRGALHGYGLCEHIHTVSDELLQVEEGSLYPALHRMEQDGWITAEWRVTNKGRSAKFYAITARGQQQLADEQATWDRLTRGVTRVLRYS
- a CDS encoding peroxiredoxin, with the translated sequence MKQIWMIVTAAAVISGTAAFSAEMPQAGQQAPEFSLPSQEGANVALKEFRGKWVVLYFYPKDMTQGCTIEAHNFQRDLAKYEEKNAAILGVSVDSVDSHKEFCTKESLTFKLLADSGKKVVEEYGSLNQRGMASRNTFLIDPKGKIAKVWTGVSPAKHSEEVLAALGEMK
- a CDS encoding DUF3142 domain-containing protein; this encodes MRLPEVVLLLLASLGLSACLGSRQPPHVSWTTGFWFWEGSDLDPTYSGKPLDVLFVQAGHIRSDTDPRPGAERVERWYAYGQLPDEMPAARDYWLVYRYERQGVPGLPAAAQLAEELTRLQSEARQRNLHVVGIQLDIDSPTSALPRYAEFLAAVRKGLPPGFEISITALLDWFRTGTAIAGVIQQVDEFVPQFYDVGDPSLISRQVAIAARIDPQRWDPIFNRFHKRFRIGISTFGRTRLVHNAATTQTGNYRLELYGDLQPLDLAANPGFELRAERNQADETILNYRASRKLRLGYEDLEPGDTLQFILSTPESIRAAVHNARQIKGYNAGVVFFRWPAENETWALQPDEVLDTVSEMEAADKPPAARPARVHVVPGGCAVVECADLYLESPGPLAPLEVCYRIHASIPLEYFLPQPNIPARLAGSSDVAVALPPYCGRGRLYLGRAVSSRHAEYSVEVEP